From the Streptomyces sp. NBC_01216 genome, the window GTCGCCGTGGTGCTCACCCATGGACACATCGACCACGTCGCCTCGGTCGTCCCGGTCTGCGGCGCGCACGACGTGCCCGCGTGGATCCACCCCGCCGACCGCTACATGATGAGCGACCCGGAGAAGGCCCTCGGCCGCTCGATCGGCATGCCGCTCATGGGCGAGCTGACCGTGGGCGAGCCCGACGACGTACACGAGCTCACCGACGGCGCGAAGCTGGACCTCGCCGGTCTGGAGTTCTCCGTCGCGCACGCCCCCGGCCATACCAAGGGGTCGGTGACCTTCCGGATGCCCGAGAGCGCGGAGATCCCCTCCGTGTTCTTCTCCGGGGATCTGCTGTTCGCCGGCTCCATCGGACGCACCGACCTGCCCGGCGGTGACATGGACGAGATGCTCGAGTCGCTGGCCCGCGTGTGCCTGCCGCTCGACAAC encodes:
- a CDS encoding MBL fold metallo-hydrolase encodes the protein MLIAGFPAGAWGTNCYLVAPAAGEECVIIDPGHQAAQGVEETLRKHRLKPVAVVLTHGHIDHVASVVPVCGAHDVPAWIHPADRYMMSDPEKALGRSIGMPLMGELTVGEPDDVHELTDGAKLDLAGLEFSVAHAPGHTKGSVTFRMPESAEIPSVFFSGDLLFAGSIGRTDLPGGDMDEMLESLARVCLPLDNSTVVLSGHGPQTTIGQERATNPYLRDVAAGLGSTQAPRRGM